Genomic DNA from Pungitius pungitius chromosome 12, fPunPun2.1, whole genome shotgun sequence:
GGAAGGGGGCCTTGGACCTGCGGAAGCCGGGGAGCgagaggaggctggaggaggccCTGAGGGGCCCCGGCGGCGGGGCGGAGCTTCCCAGGAAGGAGAAGCTGCCGCCGGAGCTGATGGAGGCGGCGCGGCGCTTGTACTCGAAGATGGCCCTGGTGCCGTGGAGGCGGCGGCCGGGCTGGTGCGTCAGCTCCCCTCTGGACTCCCGCCACTTCCTCACCTGGATGTTGCACTCCCGCTCGATGAGCGACTCCGTCACCGGGGTGATGATAATCTGGACGGCGCGCCGGACGACAGACAGAGGAAGTGATGATTACACCGGGGACTCATAACCCGTGGCGCTGAGTAAAAACGGAAGCAGGCTCGGCTTGTGTACATGCGCTGAGACACCCACCTCCTGGACCAGTATTTCCTCTCTGATGGCGTCGGGTGAGATGTTCCTGAGGCGCTCCATGGTCTCATACATGCCCTGCACTTCCCGCAGTTTGTCCACAGAGCCGAGCATCTGTTTCAGTAGCACCAGCCCCACGCGAAACACGATCTTCACCCCTACGAGCAGAGACTCGAGCAACTGTAACACATCTTATTTCGCCGTTAAAGAGTTCAACACCAACTGGAGCTAAACGTGGCTCGCGTACGTCGTTTTAGACAGACAGCCGGCTCGTATTGATCTGAATGGTACCTTCACAGAAGAACATGTCCCAGACACGCAGCACACTGGCCCAGGGCAAGGTGCGCGAGAAGATGCACATGAACCACTCGGTCATGTAGAGAATCGGGTCAATCTTGAACTTCTTAAGGTGACGGTACGCCATCGGACACGTGCGCCGCAGCAGGGAGAAGAAGATCTCGCCGTCCAGCTGGATCGCCTCCTAAAAAAAGACCGAAAAGGTggcgtcaaaaaaaaaaagcagagtaaACTGAAAGGACGTTGTGACAAAAGTCTCTCTTTCACTCACCAGTCCAGCGCTGTAGTAGCCGGGAAGATACTTCTCGCATATCTGGACGAGGCACCAAAAAGCTTGCTGTGAAAGCAAAACCCAAAATACAACAGTCAAGGTTCTGTTCTATTGCACCAATTACTGCatcaaatcccccaaaaaatctTCGGGAGACGATGAAAAAAAGAACGTATGCTGGTGTCCTTCTGCTGGCGTGATAAAGGCACTCGGGCCGCAGCTAATTGAGAATCACAACATCCGATCAACAGACCCATTTGTATCAGGGGCTGAACAAACAAGTGAGGCACATCTGTGTGGTATCCTTGCTGTAAAAAGGTTGACTGATCAAAAGCAACTGAAGTCCTGTCTGCATCACAGAGGTTGATATTTGTGGCACTTCCTGCCCGCTTGCGTCAGCCCGCGGCGTCGCTGGTCAGACCCCTGCTACTATTTATATTATTTGAGTGCTCCGTTTCGTTTCGTTTTCGCCGCACGTTTTCTCTAAACGAACGCGTGTTTCGGGAAGACGGACGGATAAACAGGAAGCGCGGTCACGCTTTGAAGCCAAAACAGAACGCGACTTCTGCGCAAGCGTCGCTACATTAAGCCACGCCCATGTTGTCCCACTGAGAGAGAACCCAGATGGCTCCGCCCCTCACCTCAGCTGGCATGTGCATGAGCAGCACCGCGGCCACCGGAGCCTGGGCCTGGCAGTAACCCTCGTCAGGCCGGTAAATGGTGTAGGCCTTCAGGATCCGGTACAGATCCTGCTGCCTGCAGGAACAAACAACAAACGTATTAGGGACGCAGCAATCAGCAATCAGACAGTTTGAAGTCCTGGTACAGACACGTCGGTGCCTCGGCTTTTTTGGGCATCAGGCCTGAAATAACGAGCAGTTTGCCTCACTGAGTGGAATCATTCCGCTATTTGCACTTAAACAATACTTTCCTGACTTTGTAAAAGCTAAACATAACAAATGAAACATggatataaaaatgaaaaaaatcaatgacagcAACTACATAAACTTCCAAAACGAACAGGAATTTGGATTCAAGTGTAAACAACGACACGTGAGCCGCTCACGCACCTCTCGATGACTCGTGAGGGGGAACGAAGGAAATCAAAGCAACAGAAAACTGCAGCTGAAAAAAACTGCAGACAAAAGTAACCGAAAATATTGATTGCTTATCCtcttattaaatgtattgtactatactttccatttttttccttcattggTTTAGGTATGAAATTATTGCTTTTGAATTATAACGACTCTTCTATTTTACTGACTGTTAATTAACAGAATTTTATTGGATGCTTCTGTCTCTCTATTGGTTACATTATATCTGAAGAGGGCAGTCAGGGTACGTTTTCCTGTTGTTCATTATGTGTCTTCACTCGGATGTTAAACAGTTAATTTTGTCTTTACCCGTGGCCACCACGAGCAGCAAACATCTCATGGAAGGGAAACTGTCTGTGGAGATCTTTCTCTATAATGTCCAGCCACTTAGCTtctccctgctctctctccagctcctgcagcaacaaacaaacaaacaaaaaaacagacaagatTTTAGAAAGATTCCTTAATAACTTCACGTTTCCCAAATTAGCCATGTAAGTGGATCAGACAGAAGTGGATGAAAGCGCATTGGAGAGTCAGACAAACCCAAACAGTACTAAGCAGAGGGACCGGGACCCGGACCCAGTCGAGgccagacccccccacccccaccccactccaAACTGGGCACGGAGGCCCGGCAGGATTACCGGTCCTGATAAGAGGCTTACAGCCTGCGGTCTCTGCGCCTGCGCACATTTACCCCCCCGCAGCTGAAATGACGGCGCTCAGCCACCAACGGCCCATTACAGTCGTCTCCACGGTTACTCAACCAAAGTACTGACGCCTCTTCAATGTCCTTAAATGTGGCTACAACCAACTGGGTACGAAGAGAGAGAAGTTCAGGAATTaagagagcagaagaagaagatcacTTTCAGGACTGTGAGAATTTAATCCGAGTTAGTCGGGTTGTTCAAAAATGAGTAGATTTGTATCTCCTGAAGTTCCCCGCAGCTGCAGACAAGAAGAAAGTTCCCAGCAAACACGCATCAGAATTCAAGAAATCCACAGAGTGAAGTCAATCAAAGTCCATTGATTTTAATTCGATGCTGGAGGCCTGCATCCATGTAGAATTACCAGTTAAATGGAAGACAGTATCTTACACCTTGTGTATTTTAGTTATGCCATCTCACCTGtgttacattttcaaatgttattaaaaaatgtatacattattTAACCGGCGACAGGTTAACAGTGATACCTCAAATTTTCCGGGGTTGGCATCCAGCAGCTCTTGGCTGTTGGACAGCAGCTGCCAGGCTTTGGCTCGGAGAGAAGACGGAACCCCCTTCCTGCAGCGCAGCTTCACCTTTAACGCACAAAGAGGGTGTCAGCTTTGACATTATGTCAACTATAAACAACTCAAGCttacgttaaaaaaaacaaggccgAAAAGGCCGATGCCGACCTTTTGGAAGCGGTGTTTGATCCATTTATCCCAGTTGTGGAACATATCCAGCCATTTCACCTCCCTTTGTCTGGCCACTTCAACTCGAATATCCTTTTCTCTGCAATGGtgaaaaatatagaaataattcAATTGCTGAAAGAAAAGGGAAGTACTTTTTTCACCTCTACACATTACAATACACCAAGATACATTTCTCATCTAATTGCTCAAATGAATTACCTCACTTTCCTTCTTACATTTGCACAACATTATGATACATTACTGATACAGAACCAAATTGACCAGAATTCGCTGCTAATAGCGACGGTTAATCAATATTGCTTTTAATTATTCAACAGCGGAAGAGCAATTCGCTGGTCAAAAAAGTAGAAGCATATCTGACAGAAAAGGGAAGAAGGGGGCAGATGGGCGTTTGGTTGATACCAGAGAGACGCACTGTCAGTACATACTGAGTCACAAAACGCTCTCAGCATTATCTGAGTCAGAGGGGAGCTGAAGGATGAACAGATATGTTTAGGGCGGCAGAGaagaagacagagaggagagggagagacagaggagtACCTCATTGTATGTATGACAGAGTGAATGAGATGAGGCCGTTTAAACGATAGGTGCCACTTGTATATATCTGTGAAAACCAATCATGTGGCTATAATTTGATTAGGTCTCATATTGCAAATAGTGTAATGTCTACGTAGAAGACAAAACaatcaaaaagccaaacaaaattAGCCGTCTCTAATTTCAGAATATCTCAATCCTTTCTGTTTGAGGTAATACCTTCACACGTGTTTGGCACAGTGAACCGGAGCGCCGCTTAGTTAACGTCATAATACTCACCCAGTGTCACTGTACTGATTCCCACCCAGGAAGCCATATTTATCAGTGCGCCTGACAGCCATGCCGTTTATCTCTGAGTCAGAGCCCACAGAGCTGCCGTCCTCTCCCAGCCCAGATAGAGATTCCAACGTCCCTGACATCAGGCTGGCTGACTCTAGGTAGCTGAGGGTGTCGGGGGCCGGCCGGGGTTTCGGGTAAGGCAGCGCGAAGCCAGGGCCCGGCTCCTGGATCAGTGGGACAGTCGGACTGGGGTGTTCGGCTCCGGTAGGGGAGCCGGGCACTTGTGCTTTCATTGCTTCACTGGGGGTGACGGgcttcgggggggtggggggaggctgGCTTTGAGGGTCTTGTGCTtgcgggggtgggggaggttCCTCCTCTTCGGCTGTAGCTGATGCTAATGTTGCCGTTTCACCGGACTCCGcaggggcgggggcgggggcgggatCGGAAGCCGCAGCAATTTGTGGTTGGCCCGCAGTAAATTGACCATCATCCATTACAGGATTTGGATTGTGTGTGACACGCACATTGGGGTAGAGATTAGGACCAGGATTGAGATCAGGAGAGGGGGAGGCCTGTTGCACTTCGCTCTGAGCCGATGGCTCGCTTGTCAGTGCTGGGGTCTCCTTTTCAGTATTAAAGAGCTCTGCGGCCGGTGGGTCACTGCTCATTGTTTCCCGCTCCATAACATGAGCGCCGACCTCTGAATCTTTCCCTGCTGAGGCGTCCGTCTGTGGAGCAGCCTCGCGTACCAACGATGCGAGAGGAGTTTCGGCAGTGAGTTTGGGAGGACTCAAAGGTGGGAGGGGAGTGGAGGGTGAATCCCCTGATGGTGCAGCAGGACTGGTTCCAGTCAAAGCTTTGTCATTGTAGAGGGAAGACTTGGGCACGGACTTGTCCCGGGCAGACTCTGGAGCCGGGCTGTTGGTAGTAGGGAGCACCGAAGAGGATGGAGGGACGGATGGGACTGCGTGAGGGTCACTCAAAGCAGGGGGTGATGGGGATAGGGTGACGAGTTCAGCCATTATTCCTCCCTGATCTCAcctttacaaataaataaaagaaaaatacatgtaaGTTCTCTTTAAATAGAgagcaagtcaataaataaCAGTTGAATTCTATGCAAATCCTCTCCAGTCATAACCCTGATAACATTAAAAGGTCAGCTATCAGAGGCAACACACCCATCAGGGGAACCTTGACAGCCTACAGATGTACTGTGTCTATAAttggttttatttgaaacttCAAATTGgatgtacaaaatgtttttatcaaGCTAAAACTTCTCCTTTGAAATTAAAGTAGAATTACTTCAAGCACACATCAGAAACTGCaactcaaaaacaaacatgtcagCGTACAATTTACCCTAGAAAAATACAcgattttactttacttttagccggttagccacggacACACAAATACCTCCCCGAGGATACGTTTCTTCTagagatttaaaatgacaacaaagCACATCCGGTGAGCATAGCAATCCAGTATTTTGCTGAGGAGGCAGGTTGGTGTCTGTGGTGGTGCTTCCAGGCAGCTAACGTTATCGGCTGCGTGCTAGCAGCTAATGACACCAGCCACTTTGTTGTTACATCCTCTCTAGAGGCCCGTTTGGCGGCTCAACTTCCCGATTCAGCACACAGGAGCGACGCGGTTTACGACCTAGCGAAGAGGcgacaccctccctccctcccttcctgacTGCTGCCGGGCCGAACGGCGTCCGCGGCCTTGTCCACCCCGCTGCCCCCGGTCAACCACAACTTCAGCTCGGCTGCTCAACTCACCAACAAACCGGCGTGTCACCGTGATCCGTCCGCCTGGACggccaggggggaggggggttcctAGCCGTACGCTCCCCCCGCCACTGCTCCGGGTTTCCGCAACCCCTTCAGCGAAATGCAATACGACGAAAAGGCGTGACCGGGGGCAGGAACCGCGCAACCGGGTGACGACCTGGAAGCGCAGGCGTCTCGCAATCGGCGAGCTCGCTGGCCAAGTTAGCTTATTTAGCCCAATGTAGCTATTAGCATTAGC
This window encodes:
- the LOC119220199 gene encoding TBC1 domain family member 10B-like; this encodes MAELVTLSPSPPALSDPHAVPSVPPSSSVLPTTNSPAPESARDKSVPKSSLYNDKALTGTSPAAPSGDSPSTPLPPLSPPKLTAETPLASLVREAAPQTDASAGKDSEVGAHVMERETMSSDPPAAELFNTEKETPALTSEPSAQSEVQQASPSPDLNPGPNLYPNVRVTHNPNPVMDDGQFTAGQPQIAAASDPAPAPAPAESGETATLASATAEEEEPPPPPQAQDPQSQPPPTPPKPVTPSEAMKAQVPGSPTGAEHPSPTVPLIQEPGPGFALPYPKPRPAPDTLSYLESASLMSGTLESLSGLGEDGSSVGSDSEINGMAVRRTDKYGFLGGNQYSDTGEKDIRVEVARQREVKWLDMFHNWDKWIKHRFQKVKLRCRKGVPSSLRAKAWQLLSNSQELLDANPGKFEELEREQGEAKWLDIIEKDLHRQFPFHEMFAARGGHGQQDLYRILKAYTIYRPDEGYCQAQAPVAAVLLMHMPAEQAFWCLVQICEKYLPGYYSAGLEAIQLDGEIFFSLLRRTCPMAYRHLKKFKIDPILYMTEWFMCIFSRTLPWASVLRVWDMFFCEGVKIVFRVGLVLLKQMLGSVDKLREVQGMYETMERLRNISPDAIREEILVQEIIITPVTESLIERECNIQVRKWRESRGELTHQPGRRLHGTRAIFEYKRRAASISSGGSFSFLGSSAPPPGPLRASSSLLSLPGFRRSKAPFHSQAKKSSFSGPSLMESSRLERGPSHKPPIPHGAAQRPLAPHLRSPLVGGASGSSGGPAAASADPSARGQPAASAPTQSAAAPAAAPAAAPAAAAPPSTLSPSPRVVSEQVTPTIPSPTANNAPRPPIAESKKEVAPAPDAPTGEEEAKKKRKSKEDKKKEKDEEKKKLKEKKEKDKAERERLRKEKERLEKEKKKGGKKKDKGGGDAEEKNGAAAAGDSA